In Bythopirellula goksoeyrii, a single window of DNA contains:
- a CDS encoding class I SAM-dependent methyltransferase, whose amino-acid sequence MPGKLSEYKTFWNEFRQTFHTTGAVLPSGRRLSRALASQVGRDERPRRILEVGPGTGAVTSEIVRRLGADDRLDLVELNERFVEILRRRLAEESAWQSVATRVRVLQLPVEELPLDEKYECIVSGLPLNNFDCDFVRKVLEHFHCLAAEGCTLSFFEYVAIRNLKSLVSSRDERKRLHGIGQILKEELTDWEFQRQMVVANVPPAWVHHLRYAAPLPCSDEYPIVQTAVC is encoded by the coding sequence ATGCCGGGAAAACTATCTGAATATAAAACCTTCTGGAACGAATTTCGTCAGACGTTTCACACGACCGGTGCAGTGCTGCCCAGTGGTCGGCGTTTGAGCCGGGCGTTGGCCAGCCAGGTAGGTCGTGATGAGCGACCCCGACGGATACTCGAAGTTGGACCCGGCACGGGTGCAGTCACCTCGGAGATCGTTCGGCGCCTTGGGGCCGATGACCGGCTTGATTTGGTGGAACTCAATGAACGGTTTGTCGAAATCCTGCGAAGGCGATTGGCAGAAGAATCTGCGTGGCAAAGCGTAGCCACTCGAGTTCGCGTCTTGCAGCTTCCCGTCGAAGAATTGCCGCTCGATGAAAAGTACGAGTGCATTGTCTCGGGGTTGCCGTTGAATAATTTTGATTGCGACTTTGTGCGAAAGGTGCTCGAGCATTTCCATTGTCTGGCTGCAGAAGGTTGTACTCTGAGTTTCTTCGAGTATGTGGCTATTCGTAATTTGAAATCGTTGGTCAGTTCTCGGGACGAACGAAAGAGATTACACGGTATCGGGCAAATCCTGAAAGAAGAACTAACCGACTGGGAGTTTCAACGGCAAATGGTTGTGGCCAATGTGCCGCCGGCATGGGTTCATCATTTGCGATACGCCGCCCCCCTGCCTTGCTCTGATGAATACCCCATTGTTCAAACTGCCGTGTGTTAA
- a CDS encoding MTH1187 family thiamine-binding protein: protein MVLLEMSIVPMGSGESVSQYVAQCVDLVDQCGLAYEVHSMGTIVEGELPQVLDLLKQCIEKVAESSNRVTCSAKFDFRRGQSGRISSKVDRVEQQLGRAVRR from the coding sequence ATGGTCCTATTAGAAATGAGCATTGTCCCGATGGGCTCTGGGGAGAGTGTCAGCCAGTATGTCGCCCAATGCGTCGATCTGGTCGATCAATGTGGACTTGCCTATGAAGTCCACTCGATGGGAACCATTGTCGAAGGTGAACTCCCCCAAGTATTGGATTTGCTCAAGCAGTGCATCGAAAAAGTAGCTGAAAGCTCTAATCGTGTTACTTGCTCTGCCAAATTCGATTTTCGACGCGGACAGAGCGGGAGAATCTCTTCCAAAGTTGATCGTGTTGAACAGCAATTAGGTCGTGCGGTTCGCCGCTAA
- a CDS encoding PVC-type heme-binding CxxCH protein, protein MAVLKRSLVLFAFLFALHSTGNAAVAKESPSFKRLQLTDQFFSEGATAADINRDGIADIISGPYWYAGPEFTERFEYYPPKAFDIANYSDNFFAFSYDFNGDSWNDILIIGFPGAETFWYENPQGKSGHWKRYLVWAATDNESPTFGDVNGDGIPELVCMTGGQFGFAEIPTDDPTQLWQFRAVSPKREYERFSHGLGVGDINGDGRMDLLEKQGWWEQPSQSDAEEWDFHEVHFSGPGGSQMFAYDVDDDGDNDIVTAKAAHAYGLAWFENLGNGNSDEIKFQEHLIMGERPAESDHGVTFSQLHAIALADMDRDGDLDIVTGKRFWAHGGHDPGGHDPAVLYWFETVRGEDGVNFVPHRIDNNSGVGTQVVVTDINEDELPDIVVGNKKGTFVSVQTSSENEKDSDGGLVSNESEEVDSPSEAQAGESENVFLATADDGRVLNLDFETGDLSDWTAEGNAFHDQPVEGDTVHMRRPEMVSGHDGDYWLGTYETGQDRTQGSLTSVPFKVTHPYASFLVGGGGGKALGVQVVRASDNEVLHHVSGRNAEEMRPVVVDLSKNLGEKVFLRVIDRAVVGWGHVNFDHFRLHDQEPEFPESTNTERLPDAYPYAGLPGEKAVEVMELPEGFKAKLFAAEPDVKQPIAMAIDDRGRLWVAEAYEYPVRAPEGEGTDRILIFEDIDGDGKFDNRTVFAEGLNLVSGIEVGFGGVWVGASPYLMFIPDRDGDDVPDADPEILLDGWARQDTHETLNTFIWGPDGWLYGCHGVFTHSRVGKPGTPDDQRVPLNAAIWRYHPTRYEFEIFSEGTSNPWGVDFDDHGQAFCTACVIPHLYYMIQGGRYQRQAGQHFNPYTYVDIKTIADHRHFLGDNPHGGNGNSGDAGGGHAHAGAMIYLGGAWPEKYRGRIFMNNIHGQRINTDILKPAGSGFVGSHGPDFLLTGDIASQILNLRYGPDGQAFAIDWYDTNACHHNTVEGHDRSNGRIYKIVYGESKYEPVNLAEQTDLELAELVLSKNDWYVRHGRRLLQERQASGGISEAARDRLAEIAASHPEATRRLRALWAMHVTGGLSSEVLSSSITDKDEHVRAWTIQLALEEKSPGLAAELLPDLARMAKDDPSPVVRLYIASALQDRVPLDDRWSILESLLSHAEDASDHNLPLMYWYAAEPLAEVDPARALALGLSCGKTIPLVRKFMIQRIATGGSKAALVLLLDRIIESNDTEEHAEIIRGIRKALQGQRQVAPPQNWPAAFAKLLKNGNEDLRAQSNALGVTFGDQEAMTAFRETVGDTEASQASRRQALDALLRAKDAKLLPVLVGSLREPTLREPALLGLALYDDPSIPGSVLDVYDELSPAEKRAALATLCSRASYGIELLKAVQAKQVPAADLPADLIRQLQNLKNAELDSLLADTWGQVRSTPEDKAKLIEELRTLVANPPSAADPEMGRAVFAKTCQQCHTLYGIGAKIGPDLTGSNRSDLTYLLTNVVDPSSVITKDYQQTIVLTIDGLVVSGLVKAEDDNSLTVQTTTDVIVIPKDEIEDRYLSEQSMMPDDQLKQFTPTQIVSLLTYLAGREQVATLATKENQETFFNGQDLTGWNGDEQLWSVENGEIVGRSPGLEKNSFLFSDMAADDFELTLEVKLIGNEGNSGVQFRSQPFGEREAKGYQADIGPDWWGKLYEESGRALLWDKSGEQFVKKGQWNQYKIVANGNHIQTWLNGNLCVDLEDPDGAHRGVFALQIHSGGPMEVRFRNLKLKVLEGQSL, encoded by the coding sequence ATGGCTGTCTTGAAACGATCTCTGGTTCTGTTCGCCTTCTTGTTTGCGTTGCACTCGACCGGAAATGCAGCTGTCGCGAAGGAATCGCCATCATTTAAGCGACTCCAACTGACGGATCAGTTTTTCTCAGAAGGGGCAACTGCTGCCGATATCAATCGCGATGGAATCGCAGATATCATTTCCGGCCCGTACTGGTATGCTGGGCCAGAATTCACTGAGCGATTCGAATACTATCCACCCAAAGCGTTTGATATAGCCAACTATTCCGACAATTTCTTTGCCTTTTCCTACGACTTTAACGGCGATAGCTGGAACGACATCCTGATCATTGGTTTCCCCGGTGCGGAAACTTTTTGGTATGAAAACCCGCAAGGCAAGTCAGGACACTGGAAGCGTTATCTAGTGTGGGCAGCCACAGATAACGAATCACCTACTTTTGGGGACGTCAATGGCGATGGTATTCCAGAACTTGTGTGCATGACTGGTGGCCAGTTCGGTTTCGCTGAGATCCCGACCGACGATCCGACCCAACTTTGGCAGTTTCGTGCGGTCTCACCGAAACGCGAATACGAAAGGTTTTCCCACGGTCTGGGTGTTGGAGACATCAACGGAGATGGCCGGATGGACCTCTTGGAAAAGCAAGGTTGGTGGGAGCAACCGTCGCAGTCTGACGCCGAAGAATGGGACTTCCACGAAGTCCATTTCTCTGGACCCGGTGGTTCGCAAATGTTCGCCTATGACGTCGACGACGATGGTGACAACGACATTGTGACAGCCAAAGCGGCCCATGCCTATGGTCTCGCTTGGTTCGAAAATCTTGGCAACGGAAATTCGGATGAAATCAAGTTCCAAGAGCATTTGATTATGGGTGAACGACCGGCTGAGAGCGACCATGGGGTCACATTCTCACAGCTTCATGCGATTGCTCTGGCCGACATGGATCGCGACGGCGACTTGGACATAGTCACAGGCAAACGATTCTGGGCTCATGGCGGTCACGACCCTGGTGGACATGACCCTGCTGTACTGTACTGGTTTGAAACAGTACGCGGCGAGGATGGCGTGAACTTCGTTCCTCATCGAATCGACAACAACTCTGGTGTTGGTACCCAAGTAGTAGTCACGGACATCAACGAGGATGAGCTTCCAGATATCGTAGTTGGCAATAAGAAGGGAACGTTTGTTTCGGTCCAAACATCCTCTGAAAATGAGAAGGATTCCGACGGCGGCCTGGTAAGCAATGAAAGCGAAGAGGTTGATTCTCCAAGTGAAGCGCAGGCTGGTGAATCTGAGAACGTATTTCTCGCTACCGCAGACGATGGTCGCGTGCTAAATCTTGACTTTGAGACAGGCGATCTGTCGGATTGGACCGCCGAGGGCAATGCGTTTCATGATCAGCCTGTCGAGGGAGATACGGTTCATATGCGACGGCCAGAGATGGTCAGCGGACATGATGGCGATTATTGGTTGGGCACCTACGAAACTGGCCAAGATCGCACGCAGGGTTCCCTGACCTCAGTGCCCTTCAAAGTGACTCACCCCTACGCGAGCTTTTTAGTTGGCGGAGGTGGCGGGAAGGCGCTGGGTGTTCAAGTCGTGCGAGCTTCTGACAATGAAGTGCTCCACCATGTAAGTGGTCGCAACGCCGAGGAAATGCGACCCGTGGTCGTGGACCTGAGCAAGAACCTAGGAGAGAAGGTTTTCTTGCGGGTAATAGATCGAGCCGTTGTGGGATGGGGGCACGTCAATTTCGATCACTTCCGACTCCATGATCAGGAGCCAGAATTCCCCGAATCAACGAATACCGAGCGATTGCCCGACGCGTACCCCTATGCTGGACTCCCCGGCGAAAAGGCCGTCGAGGTCATGGAGCTACCCGAAGGGTTTAAGGCAAAACTTTTTGCAGCCGAGCCCGACGTTAAGCAGCCCATTGCCATGGCTATCGATGATCGTGGTAGGCTTTGGGTCGCCGAAGCGTACGAATACCCGGTGCGGGCTCCCGAAGGCGAGGGAACCGATCGAATTCTCATCTTCGAAGACATAGACGGCGATGGGAAGTTTGACAATCGGACCGTGTTCGCCGAAGGGCTGAATCTCGTCAGCGGGATTGAAGTGGGATTTGGAGGTGTGTGGGTAGGTGCTTCCCCGTATCTAATGTTCATCCCCGATCGCGATGGCGACGATGTGCCCGATGCGGATCCTGAGATTCTGCTGGATGGCTGGGCTCGGCAAGATACTCACGAAACTCTCAACACATTCATCTGGGGACCCGATGGATGGCTCTATGGATGCCACGGTGTGTTTACCCATTCGCGCGTTGGGAAACCTGGTACTCCCGATGACCAACGCGTGCCGCTTAATGCTGCCATCTGGCGATACCACCCCACTCGGTATGAATTCGAGATCTTTTCCGAAGGGACGAGCAACCCTTGGGGCGTGGACTTCGATGACCACGGTCAGGCCTTTTGCACAGCGTGCGTCATCCCCCATCTCTACTACATGATTCAAGGTGGCCGGTACCAACGACAGGCTGGACAGCATTTCAATCCTTACACCTACGTCGACATAAAAACCATCGCCGACCACCGGCACTTCTTGGGCGACAATCCTCACGGTGGCAATGGAAACTCCGGCGATGCCGGCGGTGGCCACGCCCATGCTGGCGCGATGATCTATTTGGGTGGAGCTTGGCCCGAGAAGTACCGCGGTCGCATTTTCATGAACAACATTCACGGTCAGCGGATCAATACCGACATCCTCAAGCCTGCTGGCTCCGGATTTGTTGGCTCCCATGGTCCCGACTTTCTGCTCACGGGCGACATCGCCTCACAGATTCTCAACTTGCGCTACGGACCAGACGGCCAGGCATTTGCTATAGACTGGTATGACACGAACGCTTGTCATCACAATACTGTTGAGGGGCATGATCGAAGTAACGGACGCATCTACAAGATCGTCTATGGCGAAAGCAAGTACGAGCCGGTAAATCTAGCCGAACAAACCGACTTGGAATTGGCGGAGTTGGTGCTCAGCAAGAACGATTGGTATGTGCGACACGGACGTCGATTGTTGCAAGAGCGACAAGCTTCAGGAGGAATATCTGAGGCAGCACGCGATCGACTTGCTGAAATAGCCGCATCGCACCCTGAAGCGACGCGTAGGCTACGAGCCTTGTGGGCAATGCATGTCACCGGAGGACTCTCTAGTGAAGTACTCTCGAGCTCGATAACCGACAAGGATGAGCATGTCCGGGCGTGGACGATCCAGCTGGCACTTGAGGAGAAATCTCCGGGATTGGCAGCAGAACTACTCCCAGATTTAGCTCGGATGGCCAAAGACGATCCATCGCCTGTCGTGCGACTCTACATTGCCTCGGCTTTACAAGACCGTGTGCCCCTTGATGATCGCTGGTCGATTCTTGAATCCTTACTCTCACACGCTGAGGACGCAAGCGATCACAATTTACCGCTCATGTACTGGTACGCCGCTGAGCCTCTGGCTGAAGTCGATCCTGCACGGGCTTTGGCTCTAGGACTTTCCTGCGGCAAAACAATCCCGCTGGTGCGGAAATTTATGATCCAGCGTATTGCAACTGGTGGCTCCAAAGCAGCCTTAGTATTATTGCTTGATCGGATTATTGAATCGAACGACACCGAAGAGCACGCGGAAATCATTCGCGGGATTCGGAAGGCTCTCCAGGGTCAGCGGCAGGTGGCACCTCCACAGAACTGGCCCGCAGCATTCGCGAAATTGCTAAAAAACGGGAATGAGGACTTACGGGCCCAATCGAATGCTCTCGGAGTGACATTCGGTGACCAAGAGGCAATGACCGCATTTCGTGAAACCGTGGGTGATACCGAGGCGAGTCAAGCTTCTCGGCGTCAGGCGCTCGATGCCTTGCTGCGAGCTAAAGACGCGAAGCTTCTGCCAGTGCTTGTCGGCAGCCTCCGCGAGCCAACCCTCCGCGAGCCGGCACTTTTAGGTCTCGCTTTGTACGATGACCCGTCCATACCAGGGTCGGTACTGGATGTCTACGATGAACTCAGTCCGGCGGAAAAGCGCGCAGCACTTGCCACTCTCTGTTCTCGTGCTTCCTACGGAATTGAGCTTCTCAAAGCAGTCCAAGCTAAGCAAGTCCCGGCTGCGGATCTTCCGGCTGACTTGATCCGTCAACTTCAAAATCTCAAAAACGCTGAGCTTGATTCCTTGCTCGCCGATACATGGGGGCAGGTTCGCAGCACCCCCGAGGACAAGGCTAAGCTCATTGAAGAATTGCGTACCCTCGTTGCCAATCCTCCCTCGGCGGCCGATCCCGAGATGGGTCGAGCCGTATTCGCCAAAACTTGCCAGCAGTGCCACACGCTCTACGGCATCGGAGCAAAGATTGGACCCGACCTTACGGGGTCGAATCGTTCGGACTTAACCTATTTGCTGACGAATGTCGTCGACCCTAGTTCTGTAATCACAAAGGACTACCAACAGACAATCGTACTCACAATTGATGGACTGGTCGTTTCCGGTCTAGTGAAGGCCGAGGACGACAACTCGCTGACGGTCCAAACCACAACGGATGTCATCGTGATCCCCAAAGACGAGATCGAGGATCGGTATCTGAGCGAGCAGTCGATGATGCCAGATGATCAGTTGAAGCAGTTCACGCCTACTCAGATCGTTTCGCTGCTCACCTATCTGGCAGGTCGCGAGCAAGTCGCGACACTTGCTACAAAGGAAAATCAAGAAACGTTCTTTAATGGCCAAGATTTGACTGGTTGGAATGGTGATGAACAACTTTGGTCGGTTGAGAATGGGGAGATTGTCGGTCGCAGTCCTGGACTCGAAAAGAATTCATTTCTGTTTAGCGATATGGCTGCCGACGATTTTGAGCTAACACTCGAAGTGAAATTGATCGGCAACGAAGGTAATAGTGGCGTGCAATTTCGCAGTCAGCCTTTTGGCGAGAGAGAAGCCAAGGGATATCAGGCGGATATTGGCCCCGACTGGTGGGGCAAACTTTATGAAGAGAGTGGCCGTGCCCTTCTATGGGACAAGTCAGGCGAGCAGTTCGTCAAGAAAGGCCAATGGAACCAGTATAAGATTGTCGCCAATGGCAATCATATTCAAACCTGGTTGAATGGAAATCTTTGTGTGGATCTGGAAGATCCTGACGGCGCGCATAGAGGGGTTTTCGCATTGCAGATCCACTCCGGTGGCCCGATGGAAGTACGTTTCCGAAATCTAAAACTGAAAGTACTCGAAGGCCAATCCCTCTAG
- a CDS encoding Gfo/Idh/MocA family protein, with amino-acid sequence MKSARPLRAALVGLGFGAEFIPIYQKHPLVELIAISRRDEHELNKIGDAFQIENRYTKFEDVLANPDIDFVHINSPIGDHGWMSIAALEAGKHVMCTVPMATTVAECEKICQLVSDTGLKYMMAETVVYSREFLFIKELYEKGEFGRIQYLQASHPQDMDGWPEYWESMIPMHYATHVVSPVLGLMDSKAELVSCFGSGRVRQDIQEKSGSPFAVESCHIKVAESDVTAHVWRFLYDTARQYRESFDVYGSKKSFEWSLVEGESHVMHTAKRPEAEIAEKVEIPDFAHRLPEPIQPFTRSIVDAEHLSFLQGGGHGGSHPHLIHEFVDSLQSDRDPWPNAATSANWTCVGILAHESAMNGGEARSLPEFTRDSKTRVDAVENGVRPPVHARKTAAAPQAAS; translated from the coding sequence ATGAAAAGTGCACGTCCATTGCGAGCTGCCTTGGTAGGCTTGGGTTTCGGAGCGGAGTTTATCCCCATCTACCAAAAGCACCCGCTCGTTGAACTCATTGCCATCAGCCGGCGCGACGAGCACGAATTAAATAAGATCGGCGATGCCTTTCAGATCGAAAACCGATATACCAAGTTCGAAGATGTCTTGGCGAACCCTGACATCGATTTCGTACATATCAACAGCCCGATTGGCGACCACGGATGGATGAGCATTGCCGCATTGGAGGCGGGGAAGCATGTGATGTGTACCGTCCCGATGGCCACGACGGTCGCCGAGTGTGAGAAGATTTGCCAACTCGTTTCCGATACCGGCCTGAAGTACATGATGGCCGAAACGGTGGTCTACAGCCGCGAGTTTCTGTTCATCAAAGAACTCTACGAAAAAGGTGAGTTCGGCCGTATCCAATATTTGCAGGCCTCACATCCTCAAGACATGGATGGTTGGCCAGAGTATTGGGAAAGCATGATCCCGATGCATTATGCGACGCATGTAGTTAGTCCCGTGTTGGGCCTGATGGATAGCAAGGCCGAGTTGGTCTCCTGCTTTGGTTCCGGCCGCGTGCGTCAGGACATCCAGGAAAAGAGTGGCTCTCCGTTTGCAGTCGAATCCTGCCACATCAAGGTTGCCGAGAGCGATGTTACCGCACATGTTTGGCGATTCTTGTACGACACGGCACGTCAGTACCGCGAGAGTTTCGATGTGTACGGCTCGAAGAAATCCTTTGAGTGGTCGCTTGTTGAAGGTGAATCGCACGTCATGCATACCGCGAAGCGACCCGAAGCGGAAATCGCAGAGAAGGTGGAAATTCCCGACTTTGCGCATCGTCTTCCAGAACCGATTCAACCGTTTACCCGGTCCATCGTCGATGCCGAGCATCTTTCCTTCTTGCAAGGTGGCGGGCACGGTGGTTCCCATCCCCACCTGATTCATGAATTTGTTGACTCGCTACAATCAGATCGTGATCCCTGGCCCAATGCGGCGACCAGTGCCAACTGGACTTGCGTCGGGATTCTGGCCCATGAATCGGCCATGAATGGTGGAGAGGCGCGGAGCCTGCCAGAATTCACCCGCGACAGTAAAACTCGCGTTGATGCTGTTGAAAATGGCGTCCGTCCGCCAGTCCACGCTCGAAAGACTGCCGCAGCACCTCAGGCGGCATCGTAG
- a CDS encoding flavin reductase family protein: MNKPEFDSVLGRVPSGLFILTAGSGERATGMLTSWVMQAGFEPPMVTVAVKLGRYVEEWLGRGEPFVLNMVGDNNLELLKHFGKGFEPDEPAFEGLNVKHCPRAVPILADCLGYLECEPVSHLNSGDHCIFLAKVVRGALQEDAMPTVHIRKSGSHY; the protein is encoded by the coding sequence ATGAATAAACCTGAATTTGACTCCGTATTGGGTCGTGTCCCCAGTGGTCTTTTCATTCTTACCGCCGGCAGTGGCGAGCGAGCCACTGGAATGCTCACCAGTTGGGTCATGCAAGCGGGCTTCGAACCACCTATGGTCACGGTTGCCGTAAAATTAGGTCGCTATGTGGAAGAATGGTTGGGCCGTGGCGAACCGTTTGTACTTAATATGGTTGGCGACAATAACCTTGAATTGCTAAAGCACTTCGGCAAAGGATTTGAGCCCGATGAACCTGCCTTCGAAGGGCTCAATGTGAAGCATTGCCCACGGGCGGTACCTATCTTGGCGGATTGCCTGGGGTATCTTGAGTGTGAGCCCGTTTCGCATTTGAATTCGGGTGACCATTGCATCTTTCTGGCTAAAGTTGTTCGAGGTGCACTACAAGAAGATGCAATGCCCACTGTCCATATCCGCAAGAGCGGGAGCCACTATTGA
- a CDS encoding peroxidase family protein, with protein MFAPDSQPVRFASNASLFVVLLLSVSTAFGENRSIDGTGNNVLNPSWGAAGTNLSRMAAPMYDDGVSAPRGSSSTLPNPRDVSNIVVAQATSLPNTHSMTSWVFQWGQFIDHDLDLTGSASPAEPYNIPIPAGDPIFDPGNTGTQFMAFKRSLYDATTGTSVANPREQINQITSYLDGSNVYGSDATRATALRTLSGGRLKTSAGDLLPLNTMGLVNDTGGPADPSQFYVAGDVRANEQVGLTAIHTLFMREHNRLADDLAAANPLWNDEQIYQRARKLVGAEIQAITYQEFLPALLGSVAPSTNSVYNPGLDASIINEFSTALYRVGHTMLPKELMRMQNDGSEAPGGSMSLRDAFFLPQNLSASNELEYHLKGLASAVQQDVDMHMVDDVRNFLFGIPIPGGFDLASLNIQRGRDHGLPDYNSMRVAFGLTPNLTFADISSDPTVQAGLQSLYGTVDSIDAWVGALSEDHVVGCEVGELIAAGLVEQFTRTRDGDRFWYTRDEDLAGDLAWLSTLKLSDIIRLNSGITNLQDHVFFMAVPEPNSMALILLAAVIAPISVRRR; from the coding sequence ATGTTCGCGCCTGATAGCCAGCCAGTAAGATTTGCATCGAATGCGAGTCTATTCGTCGTACTCCTGCTCAGTGTGAGTACTGCCTTCGGCGAGAATCGCTCGATCGATGGCACGGGCAACAATGTATTGAATCCTTCTTGGGGTGCTGCTGGAACGAACCTCTCTCGCATGGCTGCTCCTATGTATGACGATGGGGTCTCTGCGCCGCGGGGAAGCTCAAGTACGCTGCCCAACCCCCGCGATGTGAGCAACATCGTTGTCGCCCAAGCCACTTCTCTTCCCAACACCCATTCGATGACAAGTTGGGTTTTCCAATGGGGGCAGTTCATAGATCACGACCTCGACCTGACAGGATCTGCCTCTCCGGCTGAGCCCTACAACATCCCGATTCCTGCTGGAGATCCGATATTTGATCCTGGCAACACGGGCACACAATTCATGGCTTTCAAGCGGTCGCTCTATGATGCGACGACAGGCACCTCCGTGGCCAATCCTCGAGAACAGATAAATCAGATTACTTCTTATCTTGACGGGTCGAATGTGTACGGCTCAGACGCAACCAGGGCAACGGCTTTGCGTACATTGAGTGGAGGTCGATTGAAGACCAGTGCAGGAGACCTACTCCCATTGAATACAATGGGGCTGGTTAACGATACAGGTGGTCCCGCCGATCCTTCTCAGTTCTATGTGGCAGGCGATGTCCGAGCCAATGAACAAGTGGGACTCACGGCCATCCACACGCTCTTCATGCGCGAGCACAATCGGCTTGCCGATGATCTTGCCGCTGCGAACCCGCTCTGGAACGATGAGCAGATTTATCAGCGTGCTCGCAAACTGGTAGGTGCCGAGATTCAAGCGATTACCTACCAGGAATTTCTGCCGGCCCTATTGGGATCGGTGGCGCCCAGTACGAATAGTGTCTATAATCCGGGGCTAGATGCTTCGATTATCAACGAATTCTCGACAGCCCTCTATCGGGTTGGCCATACGATGTTGCCAAAAGAACTGATGAGGATGCAGAATGATGGCAGCGAAGCCCCTGGCGGATCTATGTCTCTACGGGATGCCTTTTTCCTACCCCAGAATCTCTCTGCTAGCAACGAATTGGAATACCATCTCAAGGGTCTTGCGTCGGCAGTCCAGCAAGATGTGGACATGCACATGGTGGATGATGTGCGTAATTTCCTTTTTGGAATCCCCATTCCGGGAGGGTTTGATCTGGCGAGCCTGAACATTCAGCGCGGACGTGATCACGGATTGCCCGACTACAATTCAATGCGAGTTGCGTTTGGGCTGACTCCCAATCTGACATTCGCCGACATAAGCTCTGATCCAACTGTCCAGGCAGGCTTACAGTCTCTCTACGGCACGGTCGACAGTATCGACGCCTGGGTGGGAGCTCTGTCAGAAGATCATGTCGTGGGCTGCGAAGTAGGGGAACTAATAGCTGCCGGTCTCGTTGAGCAATTCACCCGCACGCGCGATGGAGATCGATTCTGGTACACTCGTGATGAAGACTTGGCCGGTGATCTCGCTTGGCTCTCTACTTTGAAGCTCTCAGACATAATTCGCCTCAACTCAGGTATTACGAACTTGCAGGATCATGTATTCTTCATGGCCGTTCCTGAGCCGAACAGTATGGCGTTGATCCTACTGGCTGCAGTAATTGCCCCTATCTCGGTACGGCGGCGTTAG
- a CDS encoding DUF1207 domain-containing protein, whose protein sequence is MLIAPTEITRQTLIPMLSFRLLTVLIIMSESFTAYHAAAQSVGKGNPSWSPNRPIKIDNSYRVAESPSKARRNELASGITPSQYVLCEPCDPVYSEVISDIDMAPMQTCQPGYVCPQPMCVNPGVGVPMAMPMQGMPCQVANPNGSGAWHWELLPGDVIWHSYWAGVKESRMSGFIFEELQDNTTYLDPTLGGRASIVRYGTRYQGRPIGWELQIEGAGMPRINLDVDWDLESSDFRFGVPLIYGEERVQWKLSYYHLSSHLGDEYIKRTGIPASDRVNYARDEIVIGFSFFPRPAWRWYAEAGWAFYADEGADPWEFQFGVDYAQAGPTGARGTPFFAVNGHLRQELDFGGSVTGQAGWLWRGYSGRVLRTGVQYFNGKSSQFAFNGSLEMFEQQIGMGLWYDF, encoded by the coding sequence TTGCTGATTGCGCCAACCGAGATCACACGGCAGACTTTGATTCCAATGCTTTCGTTTCGACTCCTGACCGTGTTGATCATTATGTCGGAATCTTTCACGGCATATCATGCTGCGGCCCAGTCTGTTGGCAAGGGCAATCCTAGTTGGTCGCCGAATCGCCCGATCAAGATTGACAACTCCTATCGAGTCGCTGAATCCCCTTCCAAGGCTCGCAGAAATGAATTGGCTTCTGGCATCACTCCATCGCAATACGTCCTCTGCGAGCCATGCGATCCAGTCTACAGCGAAGTGATCTCGGACATAGACATGGCCCCTATGCAGACTTGCCAGCCTGGATATGTTTGTCCGCAGCCGATGTGCGTCAATCCAGGAGTCGGTGTCCCCATGGCGATGCCAATGCAAGGAATGCCTTGCCAAGTGGCCAATCCCAATGGATCTGGGGCATGGCATTGGGAACTCCTCCCAGGGGACGTAATCTGGCATTCCTATTGGGCCGGTGTGAAGGAATCCCGTATGTCGGGCTTCATCTTTGAAGAACTCCAAGACAATACGACGTACCTCGATCCTACCCTGGGAGGGCGGGCATCAATTGTGCGCTATGGTACGCGCTATCAAGGCCGACCTATTGGTTGGGAATTGCAGATTGAAGGTGCCGGCATGCCACGTATCAATCTCGATGTAGATTGGGATCTAGAATCTTCCGATTTTCGCTTTGGCGTTCCCCTCATTTACGGTGAAGAACGTGTGCAATGGAAGCTGAGTTATTATCACCTAAGTTCCCATTTGGGAGATGAGTATATCAAACGGACCGGTATCCCCGCCTCGGATCGGGTCAACTATGCACGCGACGAAATAGTGATAGGATTCTCCTTCTTCCCTCGTCCGGCGTGGCGGTGGTATGCGGAAGCGGGCTGGGCTTTTTATGCCGACGAAGGGGCTGATCCCTGGGAGTTCCAATTCGGCGTCGATTATGCTCAAGCCGGTCCGACCGGCGCAAGAGGCACCCCTTTCTTTGCCGTGAATGGGCACCTACGTCAGGAACTCGACTTCGGCGGCAGCGTAACCGGCCAGGCAGGCTGGCTCTGGCGCGGCTACTCCGGCCGGGTGCTCCGCACAGGCGTGCAGTACTTCAACGGCAAGAGCAGCCAATTCGCGTTCAATGGATCGCTGGAAATGTTTGAACAACAAATTGGCATGGGGCTTTGGTATGACTTCTAG